One Helianthus annuus cultivar XRQ/B chromosome 7, HanXRQr2.0-SUNRISE, whole genome shotgun sequence genomic region harbors:
- the LOC110907140 gene encoding uncharacterized protein LOC110907140 — MSSQNEAGPSGYQKSDPGWKYNYLVDPKDKNSVTCKFCKKVTNCGIYRAKTHQIGGNRNVRACNLCPKEVQDELRAYMNKQKLKKTIEGLFDVGGEELEDEDVLEIPSPQNKRKKINVKGPMDLYVNKGKGKKVQTSIHDTCDKEIRGRTIQAIAAFF, encoded by the exons ATGTCTTCTCAAAATGAGGCGGGACCGTCTGGATACCAGAAATCTGATCCGGGTTGGAAGTACAACTACCTTGTTGACCCGAAAGATAAAAATTCTGTAACATGCAAATTTTGCAAGAAAGTTACAAACTGTGGGATCTATAGAGCTAAGACACATCAGATTGGAGGTAACCGTAATGTAAGAGCTTGTAACTTGTGTCCAAAAGAAGTCCAGGATGAGTTGAGGGCATACATGAATAAGCAGAAGTTGAAGAAAACCATTGAGGGCCTGTTTGATGTAGGGGGTGAGGAATTAGAAGATGAGGATGTACTTGAGATACCTAGTCCTCAAAACAAGAGGAAAAAGATCAACGTGAAGGGACCGATGGATTTATATGTGAATAAAG GTAAAGGAAAGAAAGTTCAAACAAGCATACATGATACTTGTGATAAGGAGATTAGAGGCAGAACAATACAAGCTATTGCTGCGTTTTTTTAG
- the LOC110925678 gene encoding vacuolar protein sorting-associated protein 60.2, which translates to MRRVFGVKKDKEPPPSVNDASDRINKRGETVDEKIKRLDAELARYKEQIKKTRPGPAQEAVKARAMRVLKQKRMYEGQRDMLYNQTFNLDQVAFASEGIKDAQQTMSALKSANKELKGMMKTVKIQDIDNLQDEMMDMMDISNEIQESLGRSYSVPDDIDEDELLGELDALEADMGQETEGEGVPSYLQPDNEPDLSEELNLPSAPSGQAVPAGRVNNQPVDEHGFPAVPHASLRT; encoded by the exons ATGAGGAGAGTATTCGGCGTTAAAAAAGACAAAGAACCGCCTCCTTCTGTTAACGACGCCTCTGATCGG ATTAATAAAAGAGGTGAGACTGTGGATGAAAAGATCAAACGGCTTGATGCTGAGCTTGCTCGATATAAAGAACAGATTAAGAAGACTAGACCCGGTCCAGCTCAAGAAGCTGTCAAGGCTCGAGCTATGAGAGTTCTTAAGCAAAAAAGAAT GTATGAAGGACAACGTGACATGTTATATAATCAAACATTCAACCTAGATCAAGTGGCATTTGCTTCAGAAGGGATTAAAGATGCTCAGCAAACA ATGTCGGCTTTGAAATCAGCAAATAAAgagttgaaaggaatgatgaaaaCCGTCAAGATTCAAGACATTGAT AACTTGCAAGATGAAATGATGGACATGATGGATATCAGCAACGAAATACAAGAATCTCTCGGTAGAAGTTACAGTGTGCCCGATGATATCGATGAAGATGAGCTTTTGGGTG AACTTGATGCGCTCGAGGCTGATATGGGGCAGGAAACTGAAGGTGAAGGGGTACCGTCATATCTTCAACCTGATAACGAGCCTGATTTGAGCGAAGAACTCAACTTGCCTTCAGCTCCAAGTGGACAAGCGGTGCCAGCTGGCAGAGTTAACAATCAG CCTGTGGATGAACATGGGTTTCCTGCTGTCCCTCATGCATCACTTCGCACTTAA